One genomic segment of Dysosmobacter sp. Marseille-Q4140 includes these proteins:
- a CDS encoding metal-dependent transcriptional regulator → MKLHASGEDYLETILVLQKKLGMVRSVDVARHMEVSKPSVCHAVATLRDGGFLTMDEDHFLHLTDVGREVAEKIYERHCFFTEQLIAAGVDPKTAEADACRIEHIISDESFSRLKEAAGQEQT, encoded by the coding sequence ATGAAACTTCATGCGTCCGGGGAGGACTACCTGGAAACCATCCTTGTTCTCCAAAAGAAACTCGGTATGGTACGCTCCGTAGATGTGGCCCGGCACATGGAGGTGTCAAAGCCCAGCGTGTGCCATGCAGTGGCTACCTTGCGGGACGGCGGCTTTCTCACGATGGACGAAGATCACTTTCTCCATCTGACCGATGTGGGCCGCGAGGTGGCTGAAAAAATCTATGAGCGTCACTGCTTCTTTACCGAGCAGCTTATCGCCGCAGGCGTTGACCCAAAAACTGCGGAGGCCGATGCCTGCCGGATTGAACACATTATCAGCGATGAAAGCTTTTCACGGCTGAAAGAGGCAGCCGGACAGGAACAAACCTAA
- a CDS encoding sigma-70 family RNA polymerase sigma factor has product MEVTINYNGQAVAVEVTLEVYEFLDRADHKAENLSHEQRRHWDGREFDEYIVATEGVGIYGETPEDYLCRMETLGELMAVLDTCTETQRRRFLLYALDGLSFSEIAALCGCSKSSVQGSIEAVRKIFKKILRNHPYE; this is encoded by the coding sequence ATGGAAGTCACCATCAATTACAACGGACAAGCTGTGGCCGTGGAGGTCACGCTGGAAGTCTATGAATTTCTTGACCGGGCCGACCACAAAGCCGAAAACCTGTCTCATGAGCAGCGGCGGCATTGGGATGGCCGGGAGTTTGACGAGTACATAGTTGCCACCGAGGGCGTGGGTATCTACGGCGAAACGCCGGAGGACTACCTTTGCCGCATGGAAACGCTGGGCGAGCTGATGGCCGTCCTGGACACCTGCACCGAGACCCAGCGCCGCCGGTTCCTGCTCTATGCCCTGGACGGGCTGAGTTTTTCGGAGATCGCTGCCCTGTGCGGCTGCTCCAAGAGTTCGGTGCAAGGCTCCATTGAAGCGGTCAGAAAAATTTTCAAAAAAATTTTGAGAAACCACCCATACGAATGA
- a CDS encoding RNA polymerase subunit sigma-24: MKTINLRWIYPHYRHNEFVEVSDEVWEAIQQAQREMNNYERRKVYHRAYYSLDAYSWTENYALEHGRSPEEILLEREERAARLRLVAALPEALSHTTPTQARRVRAYYIAGINQPKIARMEGVHSSKVSIAIRRGLRNMRRCYDGLFPSE; encoded by the coding sequence ATGAAAACCATCAATCTGCGGTGGATTTATCCCCACTACCGGCACAACGAGTTTGTGGAGGTCAGCGATGAGGTCTGGGAGGCCATACAGCAGGCCCAGCGCGAGATGAACAACTATGAGCGCCGGAAGGTCTACCACCGCGCCTACTACTCCCTGGACGCATATAGCTGGACGGAGAACTACGCGCTGGAACACGGGAGATCGCCGGAGGAAATCCTTTTGGAGCGCGAGGAACGGGCCGCCCGCCTGCGGCTGGTTGCCGCCTTGCCGGAGGCACTGTCTCATACCACTCCAACCCAGGCCCGCCGTGTCCGGGCCTACTACATCGCCGGTATCAACCAGCCGAAAATTGCCCGGATGGAGGGCGTACACAGCAGCAAGGTCAGCATTGCCATCCGGCGGGGCCTGCGGAATATGCGCCGCTGCTATGACGGCCTTTTCCCGTCAGAATGA